In the genome of Candidatus Edwardsbacteria bacterium, the window ATTGGGAAAAACAATGCTGGTAAATCAACAATTTTACAGGCATTATATTATGCACTTAATGATATACCAAATAAAAACGAATACAATATAAACAATTATAAAAATAATATCGATAAAGATGTTTGTATTTATATTAAATTTAGATTGTCAACAGAAGATATTGATACCATACCAAGAGAAATTTTACCTAGTTGGGAAGAAATACTTAATATTCTAAAAAATAATGATATCTTAAT includes:
- a CDS encoding AAA family ATPase: MYIKGIDVSNFKCFQFVDVGNRNLRIEDLSGINIFIGKNNAGKSTILQALYYALNDIPNKNEYNINNYKNNIDKDVCIYIKFRLSTEDIDTIPREILPSWEEILNILKNNDIL